A genome region from Danio aesculapii chromosome 2, fDanAes4.1, whole genome shotgun sequence includes the following:
- the sf3a2 gene encoding splicing factor 3A subunit 2: MDFQHRAGGKTGSGGVASASESNRDRRERLRQLALETIDINKDPYFMKNHLGSYECKLCLTLHNNEGSYLAHTQGKKHQSNLARRAAKEAKEAPAQPAPEKVKVEVKKFVKIGRPGYKVTKQRDPEIGQQSLLFQIDYPEIAEGIGPRHRFMSAYEQRIEPPDRRWQYLLFAAEPYETISFKVPSREIDKAETRFWTHWNRETKQFFLQFHFKMEKALVAPPGPPVGVKHPPSLITGLGPRDAMPGLPPLPPGAPVPPQMPPPGVLPLHLRPPLPTDG; the protein is encoded by the exons ATGGATTTCCAGCACAGAGCTGGAGGGAAGACGGGCAGCGGTGGCGTGGCGTCGGCGTCCGAGAGTAACCGGGACCGGCGTGAGCGGCTGCGGCAGCTGGCGTTAGAGACCATCGACATCAATAAAGACCCGTATTTCATGAAAAACCACCTGGGCTCCTATGAGTGTAAACTGTGTCTCACGCTGCACAACAATGAG GGGAGTTATCTTGCGCACACACAGGGCAAAAAGCACCAGTCTAACCT agCGAGGCGAGCTGCAAAAGAGGCGAAGGAAGCCCCGGCTCAGCCTGCTCCAGAGAAAGTCAAGGTGGAGGTCAAGAAGTTTGTCAAGATCGGCAGACCCGGTTATAAAG TAACGAAACAGAGGGATCCAGAGATCGGACAGCAGAGTCTGCTTTTCCAG ATCGATTACCCAGAGATAGCGGAGGGAATCGGGCCGCGGCATCGCTTCATGTCAGCATATGAGCAGAGAATCGAGCCTCCGGACCGGCGCTGGCAGTATCTACTGTTTGCTGCAGAACCGTACGAAACCATCTCTTTCAAG GTCCCCAGTCGAGAGATTGACAAAGCAGAAACCCGTTTTTGGACGCACTGGAACAGAGAAACCAAACAG TTTTTCCTGCAGTTTCACTTTAAGATGGAGAAGGCTCTGGTGGCTCCGCCGGGGCCGCCGGTGGGAGTGAAGCATCCTCCATCTCTGATCACGGGTCTGGGGCCACGGGACGCTATGCCTGGCCTGCCCCCACTGCCCCCTGGAGCCCCCGTCCCACCGCAGATGCCTCCGCCAGGGGTCCTGCCGCTGCACCTGCGCCCACCACTGCCCACCGACGGATGA